A segment of the Prochlorococcus marinus str. MIT 9215 genome:
ATTAATTCTTTAGTTGAATAAATCCCAACAAATGGAGCAGTGAACTCATTTAATACACCAGTAGTTTTTCCAAAAATACTATTTTGTACTGTTATTAAATCATCTTCTTTTAAATAGGGATTTCTTTTAGAGCCTTTTACCGCCCTTGCTGAATATGAAATATTTTTCTTTATTAATGTTCCGTCATTTTGGTACCTTATTAGAACAATCTTTCCAGAAAGAGGTTTAATCGGTCCAGTAAGATCAATCGCATCGGATAAGGTAGCTTCTAGTGGAACTCTTATAATTCCAGGAGTTTCGACTCTACCAAAAACATTTACTGAGATGAATTTTGGAGAAATACCTGATAAAACAGACTTTGGGATTTGATTTGGATCAGCATTACTTAATTTAGGAAAAAACAAACTATCTCCATCAAATATACGTATATCGTTATTAGTCTCTGATTGTTTTATATAATTATTAAAATCAATAATTGCTCTCTTTTTACCTCCACCTTTTCCAAGCGGTATATTTCTTATAATTTCAATTCGAGATAAATCAGTTTTAGAAGTTATGCCGCCGGCTTTTCTAATAACATCAGAAAGGGTAGTTATATCTTCAATTGATCTTTCGACGTCTATATTATCTTTAATTGATTTTTCGTCGTCTATATTATCTGAAGATTGATTATTTAATGTCAATAAATCAAACTCAGAGTTATCACTTTGATCTAAAGATATAAATGAACGTGAAGCATATGCAGGAAAACTGTGATAACCTGGATTTCTTATCTCACCTCTTGCTAATATACGAATACTTTTAAATTTTACGATCCTTACTTTTATCTCTGGATCAATTAGAAATTCTGCGTATCTTTTTTCTAATAAACTTCTGAGTTCAGAAGTAGTAAGTCCTCTTACAAAAGTTTCATCTATTTCTGGTAACAATATT
Coding sequences within it:
- a CDS encoding polysaccharide biosynthesis/export family protein, which codes for MILQKDIQNRYVRLLSSKGNFKLFFIFYFLFSFFYFHLVKSETNNLINFKNNKIENEYLESRNELEDYILDTGDIIALDFFPAIEFNGFFPVNQEGEILLPEIDETFVRGLTTSELRSLLEKRYAEFLIDPEIKVRIVKFKSIRILARGEIRNPGYHSFPAYASRSFISLDQSDNSEFDLLTLNNQSSDNIDDEKSIKDNIDVERSIEDITTLSDVIRKAGGITSKTDLSRIEIIRNIPLGKGGGKKRAIIDFNNYIKQSETNNDIRIFDGDSLFFPKLSNADPNQIPKSVLSGISPKFISVNVFGRVETPGIIRVPLEATLSDAIDLTGPIKPLSGKIVLIRYQNDGTLIKKNISYSARAVKGSKRNPYLKEDDLITVQNSIFGKTTGVLNEFTAPFVGIYSTKELIEGFTD